The following coding sequences are from one Petrotoga sibirica DSM 13575 window:
- a CDS encoding 3-isopropylmalate dehydratase large subunit — MSTYKTISEKIFSDHLGRDVEAGEIVIVDVDFMMGQDGTTPLAIKTFENVGAKKVANPEKVAFIIDHNAPSPSEKVSALHKLMRDFSNNYGTKFYDIGEGICHQLIPEKGHALPGQIVIGADSHTCTYGAINCFSTGVGSTDLAIAMASGKLWFKVPQSVKIVLEGSLSTGVYSKDVALYIVKNLTANGATYKAVEFEGPVIDNLSVEARFTISNMSVEMGAKVGLMKLDEKAENWVKERTDKPFKSYEPDEGAKYEKIYKFDVSDLEPQIAEPHAVDNVSPISEVEGVPIHQGLLGTCTNGRIEDLRIAASILKGKKIHNGVRLIVAPSSKDTLLKAMNEGIIQTLVQAGATVVAPGCGPCVGTHNGVPSDGENVISTANRNFKGRMGNNKAFIYLGSPATVAASCIEGKIADPRKYL, encoded by the coding sequence ATGTCAACTTACAAAACAATATCTGAAAAGATATTCAGTGATCATTTGGGAAGAGATGTTGAAGCTGGGGAAATAGTGATAGTTGATGTTGACTTTATGATGGGGCAAGACGGTACCACTCCATTGGCTATTAAAACTTTTGAAAATGTTGGAGCAAAAAAAGTTGCGAATCCTGAAAAAGTAGCCTTCATAATAGACCACAACGCACCTAGCCCAAGTGAAAAAGTCTCTGCTTTACATAAATTGATGAGAGATTTTAGTAACAACTATGGTACGAAGTTTTACGATATCGGCGAGGGTATATGCCATCAATTAATTCCCGAAAAAGGTCATGCTTTACCTGGACAAATTGTAATAGGCGCTGATTCTCATACCTGTACTTATGGAGCTATAAATTGTTTCTCTACTGGTGTTGGTTCCACAGATTTGGCTATAGCTATGGCAAGTGGTAAGTTATGGTTTAAGGTACCACAAAGTGTAAAAATTGTTTTAGAAGGTTCACTGTCAACAGGTGTTTATTCTAAAGATGTCGCGTTGTATATCGTAAAGAATCTAACCGCTAACGGAGCGACCTACAAGGCTGTGGAATTCGAGGGTCCAGTTATCGATAATTTATCAGTTGAGGCAAGATTTACTATTTCTAATATGTCTGTGGAAATGGGAGCCAAAGTTGGTTTGATGAAACTTGACGAAAAAGCTGAAAATTGGGTAAAAGAAAGAACTGATAAACCATTTAAAAGTTACGAACCAGATGAAGGTGCAAAGTATGAAAAAATATATAAATTTGATGTCAGTGATTTAGAACCTCAAATTGCTGAACCTCATGCCGTTGATAATGTTAGTCCAATTAGTGAAGTTGAAGGTGTTCCTATACATCAAGGTTTGTTAGGTACGTGTACTAACGGAAGAATTGAAGATCTAAGGATTGCTGCGAGCATATTAAAAGGCAAAAAAATCCATAATGGTGTTAGACTCATTGTGGCTCCCTCGTCTAAAGACACCTTATTAAAAGCTATGAATGAGGGAATAATTCAAACTTTAGTTCAAGCAGGAGCGACAGTGGTTGCCCCAGGCTGTGGACCTTGTGTTGGCACACACAACGGAGTACCTTCTGATGGAGAGAATGTAATTTCTACAGCAAATAGAAATTTCAAAGGAAGAATGGGAAACAACAAAGCTTTCATTTATTTGGGATCACCTGCTACAGTGGCAGCTTCTTGTATTGAGGGTAAAATAGCAGATCCGCGTAAATATTTGTGA
- the nifV gene encoding homocitrate synthase: MSNVYIVDTTLRDGEQTAGVVFANEEKVQIAKMLADLGVYQIEAGIPTMGGDEKEAIKKICKLDLGVSIMGWNRAVIKDIEESIACGVDAVAISISTSDIHIKHKLKKDRDWVLKSMVDATKFAKKHNLYVSVNAEDASRSNMDFLIKFAKEAKEAGADRLRYCDTVGMMEPFSIYEHIRRIIDEVGINIEMHTHNDFGLATANTLAGIRAGAKYAGVTVNGLGERAGNAALEEVVMALKYIYKNDLGIKTHLLKEVCEYVSKASGRVLPLSKTIVGHNVFAHESGIHTDGVLKDSKTYESFTPEEVGLQRQILIGKHSGRNAIVAKFREYEIDLTPEEAEEILKRVRSLSVQLKRSLFDKELIYLYNEMREEKIKDVNLQNNI, translated from the coding sequence GTGAGTAACGTATATATAGTTGATACAACTTTAAGAGATGGTGAACAAACTGCCGGGGTAGTATTTGCCAATGAAGAAAAGGTCCAAATAGCAAAGATGTTAGCAGATTTAGGTGTCTATCAGATCGAAGCAGGGATTCCCACGATGGGTGGAGATGAAAAGGAAGCCATAAAGAAGATCTGCAAATTAGACTTAGGGGTTTCAATTATGGGCTGGAATAGAGCAGTTATTAAGGATATTGAAGAATCTATAGCTTGTGGAGTTGATGCGGTTGCTATTTCTATTTCCACTTCAGATATTCATATCAAACACAAATTAAAAAAAGATAGGGATTGGGTATTAAAAAGCATGGTTGATGCTACAAAATTTGCCAAAAAACACAATTTATACGTCTCTGTAAACGCTGAAGACGCTTCAAGAAGTAATATGGATTTTCTTATAAAGTTTGCCAAAGAGGCTAAAGAGGCAGGAGCAGACAGGTTAAGATACTGCGACACCGTTGGTATGATGGAACCATTTTCGATCTACGAACATATCAGAAGAATAATAGACGAAGTTGGTATAAATATTGAGATGCATACTCACAACGATTTTGGCTTAGCTACTGCAAATACATTGGCAGGTATAAGAGCGGGTGCTAAGTATGCTGGTGTTACGGTAAATGGGTTAGGAGAAAGGGCAGGGAATGCTGCTTTAGAAGAAGTGGTGATGGCTCTTAAATACATTTACAAAAATGATTTGGGAATAAAAACTCACTTACTAAAAGAAGTATGTGAATATGTTTCTAAGGCTTCAGGAAGGGTTCTTCCCTTATCAAAAACAATTGTAGGCCATAATGTTTTTGCTCACGAGTCTGGCATTCATACAGACGGTGTCCTTAAAGACTCAAAAACTTACGAATCTTTCACTCCAGAGGAGGTAGGATTACAAAGACAGATACTTATTGGAAAACATTCGGGGAGGAACGCTATTGTTGCAAAGTTCAGAGAATACGAAATAGATCTAACTCCAGAAGAAGCAGAAGAGATTTTAAAAAGGGTAAGATCCCTATCTGTTCAACTCAAAAGAAGCCTATTCGATAAAGAGTTAATCTATCTATACAACGAGATGAGGGAGGAAAAGATAAAGGATGTCAACTTACAAAACAATATCTGA
- the argC gene encoding N-acetyl-gamma-glutamyl-phosphate reductase produces MKVGILGATGYTGIELIRILSKHANAKITYLSSKHFESQLISEVYPGLSGFCDKILEGDDFKKAVAICDVIFSTLPHELTFEVGKMVIDAGKKLIDLGPAFRFDDFNFFKKWYGSNVEIEYDKYHKVYGLTELYREKVKNSQIVGNPGCYPTSVILALAPVLKNRVVVDKNIIIDSKSGVSGAGHEPKFSNLYSECNENTKPYKVAKHRHIPEIEQELSKIMEQDVKVVFTPHLVPMTRGILSTIYCNLESDITLEDVYDLYQEFYKNDYFIKILKPGKYPSTKSVAGSNFCQIGFEIDERTNTLIIISAIDNLMKGASGQAVQNMNLMFGLPENKGLDVIRIFP; encoded by the coding sequence ATGAAGGTAGGTATACTTGGAGCAACGGGATACACCGGCATAGAATTAATTAGAATATTATCGAAACACGCTAACGCAAAGATAACTTATTTGTCTTCAAAACACTTTGAATCCCAATTAATTTCAGAAGTTTATCCAGGATTATCAGGATTTTGTGACAAGATATTAGAGGGGGATGATTTTAAAAAAGCTGTTGCTATTTGTGATGTAATATTTTCAACTTTACCTCACGAATTAACCTTTGAAGTAGGCAAAATGGTGATTGATGCGGGCAAGAAATTGATAGATCTGGGGCCTGCCTTTCGTTTTGATGACTTTAATTTCTTCAAAAAATGGTATGGTTCAAACGTTGAAATAGAATACGATAAATACCATAAAGTCTACGGATTAACTGAGTTATATAGAGAAAAGGTAAAAAACTCACAAATTGTTGGAAATCCTGGTTGTTATCCAACTAGTGTGATTTTAGCATTGGCCCCAGTTTTAAAAAATAGAGTTGTGGTTGATAAAAACATTATTATTGATAGTAAGTCAGGGGTATCAGGAGCTGGACATGAACCTAAATTTAGTAACTTATATTCAGAATGTAACGAAAATACAAAACCGTACAAAGTTGCCAAACATAGGCATATTCCAGAAATAGAGCAAGAACTATCAAAAATAATGGAGCAAGATGTGAAAGTTGTTTTTACCCCACATCTTGTTCCGATGACAAGAGGAATTTTAAGTACTATTTATTGTAATTTGGAATCAGATATAACATTGGAGGATGTGTATGATCTTTATCAAGAATTTTATAAAAATGATTATTTTATAAAAATTCTTAAACCCGGAAAGTATCCCTCTACTAAAAGTGTAGCTGGATCGAATTTTTGTCAAATAGGTTTTGAAATTGATGAGCGTACAAACACTTTAATAATTATCTCTGCCATAGATAACTTAATGAAAGGAGCCAGCGGTCAGGCGGTACAAAATATGAATTTAATGTTTGGGCTGCCTGAAAATAAGGGGCTTGATGTAATAAGAATTTTTCCATGA
- a CDS encoding 3-isopropylmalate dehydratase small subunit gives MEIKGYSHKFGDDVNTDYIISGKYKFSTIDMDELSVHLMEDLRPNFYNEIKKGDFIVAGENFGCGSSREQAPLVIKHAGISAVIATSFARIFYRNSINIGLPLVEVPTDNIDEGDLLTVDLEKGIVKNHTKDEVLKIKSLPKVMLKILQSGGLVNYYKKYGTLELID, from the coding sequence ATGGAAATAAAAGGTTATTCTCATAAATTTGGAGACGATGTAAACACCGACTACATTATCTCTGGAAAATACAAATTTAGTACCATCGATATGGACGAATTGTCCGTTCATTTGATGGAGGATCTGAGGCCAAATTTTTATAATGAAATCAAAAAGGGTGATTTCATAGTTGCAGGTGAAAATTTTGGTTGTGGTTCTTCTAGAGAACAAGCTCCTTTAGTTATAAAACATGCTGGTATCAGTGCGGTGATAGCGACTTCTTTTGCCCGTATATTTTACAGAAATTCTATAAATATTGGTTTACCTTTGGTTGAGGTCCCAACTGATAATATAGATGAGGGTGATTTATTGACAGTTGATCTGGAAAAAGGTATAGTCAAGAATCATACAAAAGATGAGGTTTTGAAGATTAAATCCCTTCCCAAAGTGATGTTAAAGATTTTACAAAGTGGGGGTTTGGTTAATTATTACAAAAAATACGGTACTTTAGAATTAATAGACTAG
- a CDS encoding trigger factor: MEKTLLSQDKNVKKYLFKFSKEEIEKIEDQLVREINQHYTFEGFRKGKVPKQVIKLRLGPDFNNMLLEEAEHELDHKIREEEKLLFPIIIESRAQDVEHTEFEVLLHTYPEIIKTEFENMTVKVPESKEVVEDFVQRRLNDLLESNAILDPKEEPIQYGDYVRINYDLVDENDEIIKSDEEEEIIVREDDERELVKKIIGKKTGDEFELEKEDQGKKVIQKVRITQAYTRRLPELNDNFAKELNIEVETLNELKEMLKKEGEQAIKNWQDEFVINYILSELPNYVDIDISEESLNYYIDSTINDLKNKDKYEENLKKFDNDETKLREEIKKSALNWIKEMVVIEKLSLENDIKVGNEELSQEIKNFSTMYGLPFSRAQEIISSNAELSNEILWNKLREKVAQFIKEKVQIVEISKEEFEGKNVTLTEEQKEAKVNTDNEESEE; the protein is encoded by the coding sequence ATGGAAAAAACTTTACTTAGCCAAGACAAAAATGTTAAGAAATACCTTTTCAAATTTTCCAAAGAAGAAATTGAAAAAATAGAAGATCAACTCGTTCGAGAAATTAATCAGCATTACACCTTTGAAGGATTTAGAAAGGGTAAAGTTCCTAAACAGGTTATTAAGTTGCGCTTAGGTCCCGATTTCAATAATATGTTGTTAGAAGAAGCCGAACATGAGCTGGATCACAAAATCAGAGAAGAAGAAAAGTTGCTCTTCCCAATTATTATTGAATCAAGAGCTCAAGATGTGGAACACACAGAATTTGAAGTCTTGCTTCACACCTATCCTGAAATTATAAAAACAGAATTTGAAAATATGACGGTTAAAGTCCCTGAATCTAAAGAAGTGGTTGAGGACTTTGTACAAAGAAGATTGAATGATTTACTTGAGAGCAATGCAATATTAGATCCAAAAGAAGAACCAATACAATATGGAGATTATGTAAGAATAAATTATGATTTAGTAGATGAAAACGATGAAATTATCAAATCTGATGAAGAAGAGGAAATAATAGTAAGAGAAGACGATGAAAGAGAACTCGTTAAAAAAATCATCGGGAAAAAAACCGGTGACGAATTTGAATTAGAAAAAGAAGATCAAGGTAAAAAAGTTATTCAAAAAGTCCGAATCACGCAAGCTTATACTAGAAGATTGCCCGAATTAAACGATAATTTTGCAAAAGAGCTGAATATTGAAGTAGAAACATTGAATGAGCTGAAAGAGATGTTGAAAAAAGAAGGAGAACAAGCTATTAAAAATTGGCAGGATGAATTTGTTATTAACTATATCTTATCGGAGTTACCAAATTATGTTGATATTGATATTTCTGAAGAGAGTTTAAATTATTATATTGATTCGACTATAAACGATCTTAAAAACAAGGATAAATACGAAGAAAACTTGAAAAAATTCGATAATGATGAAACCAAATTGAGAGAGGAAATCAAAAAGAGTGCTTTGAATTGGATAAAAGAGATGGTCGTCATCGAAAAACTATCATTAGAAAACGATATAAAAGTGGGGAACGAAGAATTGTCACAAGAGATCAAGAACTTCTCAACTATGTACGGTTTACCTTTCTCGCGCGCTCAGGAGATAATAAGTTCAAATGCTGAACTATCAAATGAAATCCTGTGGAACAAATTAAGAGAAAAAGTGGCCCAATTCATCAAAGAGAAAGTACAAATAGTTGAAATATCAAAAGAAGAGTTCGAAGGCAAAAATGTTACCCTAACCGAAGAACAAAAAGAAGCAAAAGTTAATACTGATAATGAAGAAAGTGAAGAATAA
- a CDS encoding isocitrate/isopropylmalate dehydrogenase family protein, translated as MYTVTLIPGDGIGPEIISVVVEIFEHMNAPISWDLVEAGEKVIEKYGTPLPDYVIDSIKKNKIALKGPITTPIGKGFRSVNVTLREKLNLYANLRPIKSLEGLITKYDNVDLVVVRENTEGLYKGIEYKIDDTACTVRVITKNASEKIAYFAFKYAKENKRKKVTAVHKANILKITDGLFLEATRKVAKEYSEIEYEEKIIDNMSMQLVLNPEKYDVIVAPNLYGDILSDLAAGLIGGLGLAPAANIGEDAAIFEAVHGSAPDIANKGIANPIAILNSSIMLLNYLKLNELAEKLQNAISATIKDIDSLTPDLGGKGNIESIKNKIISFLD; from the coding sequence ATGTATACAGTTACTTTGATTCCCGGAGATGGAATAGGTCCAGAAATAATCTCTGTAGTTGTCGAGATTTTTGAACATATGAACGCTCCAATTAGCTGGGATTTAGTAGAGGCAGGAGAGAAGGTAATTGAGAAATATGGAACTCCTCTACCTGATTATGTGATAGATTCGATCAAGAAGAATAAAATAGCCTTGAAAGGTCCTATAACTACTCCTATAGGTAAAGGATTTAGAAGTGTGAACGTTACCCTCAGAGAAAAGTTAAATCTATATGCAAATTTAAGACCAATTAAAAGTTTAGAAGGCCTGATTACTAAATACGATAACGTCGATTTGGTTGTGGTGAGAGAAAATACCGAAGGTCTGTATAAAGGGATCGAGTACAAGATTGACGATACAGCTTGTACTGTTAGAGTCATAACAAAAAATGCAAGTGAAAAAATCGCATATTTTGCATTTAAATATGCAAAAGAAAACAAAAGAAAGAAAGTTACAGCTGTTCATAAGGCAAACATTCTAAAGATTACAGATGGCTTATTTTTGGAAGCTACTAGAAAAGTAGCAAAAGAATATTCTGAAATAGAGTACGAAGAAAAGATCATTGACAATATGTCTATGCAGTTGGTTTTGAATCCCGAAAAATATGATGTAATTGTTGCTCCCAATTTGTATGGAGACATCCTTTCCGATTTAGCAGCAGGTTTGATAGGAGGATTGGGCCTTGCTCCAGCTGCTAATATTGGCGAGGATGCTGCGATCTTTGAAGCGGTCCATGGAAGTGCCCCAGATATAGCCAATAAGGGTATAGCAAATCCCATCGCTATATTAAACTCCTCCATTATGTTGCTAAATTATTTGAAATTGAATGAATTAGCAGAAAAACTCCAAAATGCTATTTCTGCAACGATTAAAGATATAGATAGTTTAACACCGGATTTAGGGGGAAAAGGTAACATAGAGTCGATAAAAAATAAAATTATTTCATTTTTGGATTGA